In one window of Pseudodesulfovibrio sediminis DNA:
- a CDS encoding YitT family protein produces MTSYDFKMKTRALTFGVPWNVALLTCGSFLIAFAIKAVAVPHGLLTGGMSGIALLCYYAFGGLTTGQWYLVLNLPVFVLGWVFVSKRFFFYSLYGMFITSVFIDIIPWTVPIKDIWLAVITGGGLMGAGVGMALRSLGSTGGSDILAVILKEKFNMSLGAFEFWFNMIGFVAGFIYLDMNIVLYSIAMTFIIAIGIEYVLGMFSERKMVMIISDHQAAINAAILTDLDRGVTILDATGGYTGDPKKVIMTMISSMQLKELEELVYTIDPEAFFIMGSGFHVQGQGFSNRKVY; encoded by the coding sequence ATGACCTCATACGATTTCAAAATGAAAACCCGCGCACTGACATTCGGCGTTCCCTGGAATGTCGCGCTGCTCACCTGCGGCTCGTTTCTCATCGCCTTTGCCATCAAGGCCGTGGCCGTGCCGCACGGCCTGCTTACCGGGGGAATGTCCGGTATCGCCCTGCTCTGCTATTACGCATTCGGCGGGCTGACCACGGGCCAGTGGTATCTGGTGCTCAACCTGCCCGTGTTCGTGCTCGGCTGGGTCTTTGTGAGCAAGCGATTCTTTTTCTACTCGCTCTACGGCATGTTCATCACCTCGGTCTTTATCGACATCATCCCGTGGACGGTGCCGATCAAGGATATCTGGCTGGCGGTGATCACCGGCGGCGGGCTGATGGGCGCGGGCGTGGGCATGGCCCTGCGATCGCTCGGCTCCACGGGCGGGTCGGACATACTGGCCGTCATCCTCAAAGAAAAATTCAACATGTCGCTGGGGGCCTTCGAGTTCTGGTTCAACATGATCGGATTCGTGGCCGGTTTCATCTATCTGGACATGAACATCGTGCTGTACTCCATTGCCATGACCTTTATCATCGCCATCGGCATCGAGTACGTGCTCGGCATGTTCTCGGAGCGAAAGATGGTCATGATCATCTCGGATCATCAGGCTGCCATCAACGCGGCCATCCTCACGGACCTGGACCGGGGCGTGACCATCCTTGATGCGACCGGCGGATACACCGGCGACCCCAAAAAGGTCATCATGACCATGATCTCTTCCATGCAGCTCAAGGAGTTGGAGGAGTTGGTCTACACCATCGACCCAGAGGCGTTTTTCATCATGGGCTCGGGCTTCCACGTTCAGGGCCAGGGATTCTCCAACAGGAAGGTCTACTAG
- a CDS encoding SAM hydrolase/SAM-dependent halogenase family protein, protein MLSAFKKETPASRTIGLITDFGLHDPYVGQMKGVFAKKAPVCNVIDISHDVEPYNVAQAGFFLAASYEHFPKDAVILAVVDPGVGTDRKIACLEVGDRLLVAPDNGLLALALKYAWDNVRCFDLSRAMDAPKKISHTFHGRDVFAPLAAWLALGGKPESLGEEMPAEELVSLPWAHPNVTPNRARGHVLHIDRFGNCVLNLEGGCLGNHETIRMVSPAGGILAYVKSYAAMPEGEPGLLEGSQGFLEIAVNQRSAAKRFGLSMGDAIELSWEG, encoded by the coding sequence ATGCTCTCCGCTTTCAAGAAAGAGACGCCAGCATCCCGCACCATCGGACTCATCACTGATTTCGGCCTCCACGACCCCTATGTGGGCCAGATGAAAGGCGTCTTTGCCAAGAAGGCCCCTGTCTGCAATGTCATAGACATCTCCCACGACGTGGAGCCCTACAACGTGGCGCAGGCCGGATTCTTTTTGGCCGCCAGCTACGAACATTTTCCCAAGGACGCGGTCATTCTGGCCGTGGTCGACCCCGGCGTGGGCACGGACCGCAAGATCGCCTGCCTCGAAGTCGGCGACCGCCTGCTGGTGGCCCCGGACAACGGCCTCCTTGCCCTGGCGCTCAAGTATGCCTGGGACAATGTCCGCTGCTTTGATCTCTCCCGCGCCATGGACGCGCCAAAGAAGATCTCCCACACCTTTCATGGCCGGGACGTGTTTGCGCCTCTGGCCGCATGGCTCGCTCTGGGCGGCAAGCCGGAGTCTCTGGGCGAGGAAATGCCGGCGGAGGAGCTGGTATCCCTGCCCTGGGCCCATCCGAACGTGACCCCCAATCGGGCGCGCGGCCATGTGCTGCACATCGACCGGTTCGGCAACTGCGTGCTCAACCTCGAAGGGGGCTGCCTGGGCAATCACGAGACCATCCGCATGGTGTCCCCGGCCGGTGGCATCCTTGCCTATGTCAAATCCTACGCGGCCATGCCCGAAGGCGAACCCGGTCTGCTCGAAGGCAGTCAGGGATTCCTTGAAATCGCCGTCAACCAACGCTCTGCGGCCAAACGCTTCGGCCTGTCCATGGGCGACGCAATAGAACTCTCCTGGGAGGGGTGA